A genomic window from Streptomyces sp. NBC_01429 includes:
- a CDS encoding ABC transporter substrate-binding protein → MPKKRPVAVVLTAALCLVTTACAESSTETVSSKASGPAAESGYPVTIENCGRTETFTKAPGRVVVMNGASVAEVSTLLALGLGDRVVSNQQTYGMSEVPGRAEAIEALPTGGVKPNEAYDISREAMLGLRPDFVLSVTTYGFDAKNGFATRDQLRTVNANSYVSPQGCDDDPSRMTISDSYKLLRDMGKIFNVGDRAEKLIAASEKSIAAVSAKVKGEKKPKVMVLFANMSMGGNDFSSVVAHGIFNDILTKAGGANAFESAAETTFADLSKEKVAATDVDALVVISYNADDPTAYAKQLLKEFPQWPAAKNNTYTVLSDSMYLGPSNDLAVDRTARMLHPDAF, encoded by the coding sequence ATGCCGAAGAAACGGCCCGTCGCCGTGGTCCTGACCGCAGCACTGTGTCTGGTCACGACGGCATGTGCCGAATCCTCGACGGAGACGGTGAGCAGCAAGGCATCCGGGCCCGCGGCGGAGTCCGGCTACCCGGTGACCATCGAGAACTGCGGGCGGACCGAGACCTTCACCAAGGCCCCCGGCAGAGTGGTCGTCATGAACGGCGCCTCCGTCGCCGAGGTCTCCACACTGCTCGCGCTGGGGCTCGGCGACCGTGTCGTCTCCAACCAGCAGACCTACGGGATGTCCGAGGTTCCGGGCCGCGCCGAGGCCATCGAGGCGCTGCCCACCGGGGGCGTCAAGCCCAATGAGGCCTACGACATCTCCCGCGAGGCGATGCTGGGCCTGCGGCCGGACTTCGTCCTGTCCGTCACGACCTACGGCTTCGACGCGAAGAACGGCTTCGCCACCCGGGACCAGCTCAGGACGGTGAACGCGAACAGTTACGTCTCCCCGCAGGGCTGCGACGACGACCCCTCCAGGATGACCATCTCCGACAGCTACAAGCTGCTGCGCGACATGGGCAAGATCTTCAACGTCGGCGACCGCGCCGAGAAGCTGATCGCCGCGTCCGAGAAGTCGATCGCCGCGGTGTCAGCGAAGGTGAAGGGCGAGAAGAAGCCGAAGGTGATGGTGCTCTTCGCCAACATGTCGATGGGCGGCAACGACTTCAGCTCGGTCGTCGCCCATGGCATCTTCAACGACATCCTCACCAAGGCCGGCGGCGCCAACGCCTTCGAATCGGCCGCCGAGACCACCTTCGCCGATCTGAGCAAGGAGAAGGTCGCCGCCACCGACGTCGACGCCCTCGTCGTCATCAGCTACAACGCGGACGACCCGACGGCGTACGCCAAGCAACTGCTCAAGGAGTTCCCCCAGTGGCCGGCCGCCAAGAACAACACGTACACGGTGCTGTCCGACTCGATGTACCTGGGCCCCAGCAACGACCTGGCCGTCGACCGGACTGCCAGGATGCTGCACCCCGACGCGTTCTGA
- a CDS encoding type 1 glutamine amidotransferase domain-containing protein: MKVLIVLTSHDELGDTGRKTGFWLEELAAPYYRFKEAGWEIVLASPQGGRPPLDPKSNEPGFQTEQTRRFESDAEATAALADTVRLDSVAAADFDTVFYPGGHGPLWDLAEDADSARLIETTLRSGKPLALVCHAPGVLRHTVDEDGTPLVRGRKVTGFTNSEEAAVELTEIVPFLVEDELKSLGGSYSKTGDWEPYVVRDGLLITGQNPASSGPAAVALIELAGKAGA; encoded by the coding sequence ATGAAGGTTCTCATCGTTCTCACCTCGCACGACGAGCTCGGCGACACCGGCCGCAAGACCGGGTTCTGGCTGGAGGAGCTGGCGGCGCCGTACTACCGCTTCAAGGAGGCGGGCTGGGAGATCGTGCTCGCCTCTCCCCAGGGCGGTCGGCCGCCGCTGGACCCGAAGAGCAACGAGCCCGGCTTCCAGACCGAGCAGACCCGGCGCTTCGAGTCCGACGCGGAGGCGACCGCGGCGCTGGCGGACACCGTGCGGCTGGACTCGGTCGCGGCCGCCGACTTCGACACGGTCTTCTACCCCGGCGGCCACGGCCCGCTGTGGGATCTGGCCGAGGACGCCGATTCCGCGCGCCTGATCGAGACGACCCTGCGCTCGGGCAAGCCGCTCGCACTGGTCTGCCACGCCCCCGGCGTCCTGCGCCACACGGTCGACGAGGACGGCACACCGCTGGTCAGGGGCCGGAAGGTCACCGGGTTCACCAACTCCGAGGAGGCGGCGGTCGAGCTGACCGAGATCGTCCCCTTCCTCGTCGAGGACGAGCTGAAGAGCCTGGGCGGCAGCTACTCCAAGACCGGTGACTGGGAGCCCTACGTCGTGCGGGACGGTCTGCTGATCACCGGGCAGAACCCGGCCTCCTCGGGCCCGGCGGCCGTCGCCCTCATCGAGCTGGCCGGGAAGGCCGGCGCGTGA
- a CDS encoding copper chaperone PCu(A)C, with amino-acid sequence MGISDARIFLPYGDGRYTSVYFRIANSGDADDELTSVTSPEMEEAMLSTDRSNGQGAASMTMVGSATVPGGGTLAMSPYGLNVMVKTKTKTHWRPGDSVPFVLHFRHSGSRKSLAVVVRPGID; translated from the coding sequence ATCGGGATCAGCGACGCGCGTATCTTCCTGCCGTACGGCGACGGCCGGTACACCTCCGTCTACTTCCGGATAGCGAACAGCGGCGACGCCGATGACGAACTGACCTCCGTGACCTCCCCGGAGATGGAGGAGGCCATGCTCAGCACCGACCGGAGCAACGGACAGGGAGCCGCCTCCATGACCATGGTCGGCTCGGCGACCGTCCCGGGAGGCGGAACACTGGCCATGTCCCCGTACGGCCTGAACGTCATGGTGAAGACGAAGACGAAAACACACTGGCGGCCGGGTGACTCGGTCCCCTTCGTCCTGCACTTCCGCCACAGCGGCTCCCGGAAGAGCCTGGCGGTCGTGGTCCGGCCCGGCATCGACTGA
- a CDS encoding sigma-70 family RNA polymerase sigma factor encodes MSSALTVPCDDMMSAEESTTAWALAARGGDPVAVDHFVRALHRDVLRYVAHLSADPQAADDLTQETFLRALGSLHRFEGRSSARTWLLSIARRAVIDSFRYAAARPRTGDAPDWQSAVERAQPCDMPGFDDGIALLDLLETLPDDRREAFVLTQMLGLTYGEAAEIVGCPIGTVRSRVARARSTLLGLLVEADAPAA; translated from the coding sequence ATGAGTTCTGCCCTGACCGTCCCGTGCGACGACATGATGTCGGCCGAGGAGTCGACCACTGCCTGGGCACTGGCCGCCCGTGGTGGCGACCCGGTGGCCGTCGACCACTTCGTCCGCGCCCTGCACCGGGACGTGCTGCGCTACGTCGCGCACCTGTCCGCCGATCCCCAGGCCGCCGACGACCTCACCCAGGAGACGTTCCTGCGAGCGCTCGGCAGCCTGCACCGGTTCGAGGGACGCTCCTCGGCCAGGACCTGGCTGCTGTCCATCGCGCGCCGCGCGGTGATCGACAGCTTCCGGTACGCCGCCGCCCGGCCGCGCACCGGCGACGCCCCGGACTGGCAGTCGGCGGTCGAGCGCGCCCAGCCGTGCGACATGCCCGGCTTCGACGACGGCATCGCGCTCCTCGATCTGCTGGAGACGCTGCCGGACGACCGTCGTGAGGCTTTCGTGCTCACTCAGATGCTGGGGCTGACCTACGGGGAGGCGGCCGAGATCGTCGGCTGCCCCATCGGTACGGTCCGCTCCCGCGTGGCCCGCGCCCGGAGCACACTCCTCGGCCTGCTCGTCGAGGCGGACGCGCCGGCCGCATGA
- a CDS encoding phytoene desaturase family protein — translation MPAHASYDAVIVGGGHNGLVAAAYLARAGRSVLVLERLGNTGGAAVSSRPFAGVDARLSRYSYLVSLLPPKIVRELELRFTTRRRTVSSYTPLGDGGLLVGEGRTRASFAALTGGDTEYAAWREFYGMTARVAERVFPTLTEPLPTREALRARIDDDTAWRTLFEEPIGVGIEERFRHDLVRGVALTDALIGTFADAHDPSLVQNRCFLYHVIGGGTGDWDVPVGGMGALTDALAHSARTAGAEIVTGHEATGIETDGSHAEVTFRTGESTGTVAARQVLVNASPRALAALLGEDPPPAAEGAQLKVNMVLRRLPALRDRSVDPREAFGGTFHIAEGYGQLATAYREASQGRPPSVPPSEIYCHSLTDPSILGPELAARGYQTLTLFGLHTPARLFAADNDAVRARLLAATLAELDERLAEPLADCLAVDAEGRPCVEAKTPLDLERELGLPGGHIFHRDLSFPYAAPAGESGAVGASGRWGVETAHANVSLCGAGAVRGGGVSGVPGHNAAMAVLGE, via the coding sequence ATGCCCGCACACGCCTCGTACGACGCCGTCATCGTGGGCGGCGGCCACAACGGCCTGGTCGCCGCCGCCTACCTCGCCCGCGCCGGGCGCTCCGTCCTGGTCCTGGAGCGCCTCGGGAACACCGGCGGCGCCGCCGTCTCCAGCCGCCCCTTCGCCGGGGTGGACGCGCGCCTGTCCCGCTACTCGTATCTGGTCTCCCTGCTGCCCCCGAAGATCGTGCGCGAGCTGGAGCTGCGCTTCACCACGCGCCGGCGGACGGTGTCCTCGTACACCCCGCTGGGCGACGGCGGGCTGCTGGTGGGAGAGGGCCGGACGCGCGCCTCCTTCGCCGCGCTGACCGGCGGCGACACGGAGTACGCGGCGTGGCGGGAGTTCTACGGGATGACCGCGCGGGTGGCCGAGCGGGTCTTTCCCACCCTCACCGAGCCGCTGCCCACCCGCGAGGCGCTGCGCGCGCGCATCGACGACGACACCGCCTGGCGCACACTCTTCGAGGAGCCGATCGGCGTCGGCATCGAGGAGCGGTTCCGCCATGACCTCGTACGCGGAGTGGCGCTGACGGACGCCCTGATCGGCACCTTCGCCGACGCCCACGACCCGTCCCTCGTGCAGAACCGCTGTTTCCTCTACCACGTGATCGGCGGCGGCACCGGCGACTGGGACGTGCCGGTGGGCGGCATGGGAGCGCTCACCGACGCCCTGGCGCACTCGGCGCGGACGGCGGGCGCGGAGATCGTCACCGGGCACGAGGCCACCGGCATCGAGACCGACGGGTCCCATGCCGAAGTCACCTTCCGCACGGGGGAGTCGACCGGTACGGTGGCGGCCCGGCAGGTCCTGGTGAACGCCTCGCCCCGGGCGCTGGCCGCCCTCCTCGGCGAGGACCCGCCGCCCGCCGCCGAGGGCGCCCAGCTCAAGGTCAACATGGTGCTGCGCCGGCTGCCCGCGCTGCGCGACCGGTCGGTGGATCCCCGGGAGGCCTTCGGCGGTACGTTCCATATCGCCGAGGGATACGGCCAGTTGGCCACCGCCTACCGGGAGGCGTCCCAGGGCCGGCCGCCGAGCGTCCCGCCCTCCGAGATCTACTGCCACTCCCTGACCGACCCCTCGATCCTCGGCCCGGAACTCGCCGCCCGCGGCTACCAGACGCTCACCCTGTTCGGACTGCACACGCCCGCCCGGCTGTTCGCGGCGGACAACGATGCCGTACGGGCACGGCTGCTCGCCGCGACCCTCGCCGAGCTGGACGAGCGGCTCGCCGAACCCCTCGCGGACTGCCTCGCCGTGGACGCGGAGGGCCGGCCCTGTGTCGAGGCGAAGACCCCCCTCGACCTCGAACGCGAACTGGGGCTGCCCGGCGGCCATATCTTCCACCGGGACCTCTCCTTCCCCTACGCCGCGCCCGCCGGGGAGTCCGGCGCGGTCGGGGCGAGCGGCCGGTGGGGCGTGGAGACGGCGCACGCGAACGTCTCCCTGTGCGGCGCGGGCGCGGTACGCGGCGGCGGGGTCAGCGGGGTGCCGGGTCACAACGCGGCGATGGCGGTGCTGGGCGAGTAG
- a CDS encoding ABC transporter ATP-binding protein — protein MKLTVDQLHIILDRTPILHGVSLAAGKGDIVGLVGPNGSGKSTLLRAVYRSLRPAGGAVRVGDDDVWALSARAAARRTAAVLQDSTGNTTGLSAAEIVALGRMPHHGLLGRDGVDDRAAVADAIDRCGVRPLAERDYASLSGGERQRVLLARALAQRPRLLVLDELTNHLDIRARFELLDLIRATGTTTLAVLHDLDLAARLCDHLVVLHEGTVVTAGPVLDVLTPGTLREVFGVRARTDRHADGVVRITYAAQPLDFDLDRAAGAADR, from the coding sequence ATGAAACTGACCGTGGACCAGCTCCACATCATCCTGGACCGCACGCCGATCCTGCACGGCGTGAGCCTGGCGGCCGGCAAGGGCGACATCGTCGGGCTCGTCGGCCCCAACGGCAGCGGAAAATCAACCCTGTTGCGCGCCGTCTACCGCTCGCTGCGCCCGGCGGGCGGCGCGGTCCGCGTCGGCGACGACGATGTGTGGGCCCTGTCCGCCCGCGCCGCCGCCCGCCGTACCGCCGCCGTCCTCCAGGACTCCACCGGCAACACGACCGGGCTGTCGGCCGCCGAGATCGTCGCTCTGGGCCGCATGCCGCACCACGGCCTCCTCGGCCGCGACGGCGTCGACGACCGCGCGGCCGTCGCCGACGCGATCGACCGCTGCGGTGTGCGCCCGCTGGCCGAACGGGACTACGCCTCGCTGTCGGGCGGCGAACGCCAGCGCGTCCTGCTCGCCCGCGCACTCGCGCAGCGCCCCCGGCTCCTGGTCCTGGACGAACTCACCAACCACCTCGACATCCGCGCCCGCTTCGAGCTGCTGGACCTGATCCGCGCCACCGGCACCACCACCCTCGCCGTCCTGCACGACCTCGACCTGGCCGCCAGGCTCTGCGACCACCTCGTGGTCCTGCACGAGGGCACCGTCGTGACGGCGGGTCCGGTCCTGGACGTCCTCACCCCCGGCACCCTGCGCGAGGTCTTCGGCGTGCGGGCCCGTACGGACCGGCACGCCGACGGCGTCGTACGCATCACCTACGCGGCCCAGCCCCTCGACTTCGACCTCGACAGGGCGGCCGGGGCCGCCGATCGCTGA
- a CDS encoding FecCD family ABC transporter permease, whose product MMVAVSIGAVTVPLHDVWRIILHHVGGGGATGDPALDQIVWSFRAPRVVLAALVGAGLAVSGAVLQAVVSNPLADPTVLGFSSGASLGAVVVIVLASGASLGGLGVSAAAFVGALAAGVLVFALGRRRGRMAPTRLVLAGVAVGYVFLSATSFLQLRATPTELRTVMFWMLGSVAGAQWSQLPIVSAVVITTTVLLALFGRRLNVLLAGDESATALGVDVNRLRAVLLVLSSLLTGTTIAVAGGIGFVGLMIPHLVRLTIGADHRKLLPLTALLGAVYLVVVDLLSRTLNRPNELPLGILTALLGAPFFIWLLRRNKGLDTA is encoded by the coding sequence ATGATGGTGGCCGTCAGCATCGGCGCCGTCACCGTCCCGCTGCACGACGTGTGGCGGATCATCCTGCACCACGTGGGCGGCGGCGGGGCGACCGGTGATCCGGCCCTGGACCAGATCGTGTGGAGCTTCCGGGCTCCCCGTGTGGTGCTGGCCGCTCTGGTCGGCGCGGGGCTGGCGGTCTCCGGTGCGGTGCTACAGGCCGTGGTGTCCAATCCGCTGGCGGACCCCACCGTCCTGGGCTTCTCCTCCGGTGCCTCGCTCGGTGCCGTCGTGGTCATCGTCCTGGCCTCGGGCGCCTCGCTCGGCGGCCTCGGAGTGTCGGCGGCGGCCTTCGTGGGCGCCCTGGCGGCCGGGGTGCTGGTCTTCGCCCTCGGCCGACGGCGCGGACGGATGGCGCCCACCCGGCTGGTCCTGGCCGGGGTCGCCGTCGGATATGTCTTCCTCTCCGCGACGAGCTTCCTGCAACTGCGGGCCACGCCCACCGAACTGCGCACGGTCATGTTCTGGATGCTGGGCAGTGTCGCCGGGGCCCAGTGGAGCCAACTCCCCATCGTCAGCGCGGTGGTCATCACCACGACCGTCCTGCTGGCCCTGTTCGGCCGGCGGCTCAACGTCCTGCTGGCAGGCGACGAATCCGCCACCGCGCTCGGTGTGGACGTCAACCGACTCCGTGCCGTACTGCTGGTGCTCTCCTCGCTCCTCACCGGAACGACGATCGCCGTCGCCGGCGGCATCGGATTCGTCGGCCTGATGATCCCCCACCTCGTCCGCCTCACCATCGGCGCCGACCACCGTAAACTCCTGCCGCTGACCGCGCTGTTGGGAGCGGTCTACCTCGTCGTCGTCGACCTGCTCTCCCGCACGCTCAACCGTCCCAACGAACTGCCGCTGGGCATCCTCACCGCCCTCCTCGGCGCGCCGTTCTTCATCTGGCTGCTGCGCCGCAACAAGGGCCTGGACACCGCATGA
- a CDS encoding serine/threonine-protein kinase — MAESRLIQGRYRLLDLIGRGGMGEVWRARDESLGRQVAVKCLKPLGPQQDRSFTRIMRERFRREARVAAALQHRGVTVVHDFGEYEGVLYLVMELLEGRNLSQLLEDRARDADHDPAADPDGTGGRSAETAEGRRQRPLSVPEVVDIAEQVTDALAYTHEQGIVHRDLKPANIMRLTDGTVKICDFGIARLGHDIGFTSRLTGTGVAMGTPHYMSPEQISGGQVDHRSDLYSLGCVLYEIATGAPPFDLPDTWSVLVGHRDTTPEPPSALRAELPGSFDRIVLGLLAKTPEGRPADAADLRRAMAEARTEAGPAGRLALPGPHARPALAAGPAPYLRGGADPLPLPDWTRSMTTGHKAIGVSELRSSPPDHTSGLTGEWTRPADPRATIATPASTARPTPQPEQLAALTARHNAGLSLGRLGRWEEAGEVHRAVAAERAHTLGPDHPDTLGSRYEVGFTLSRTGRTADALREFSTVAEGRARTLGADHPDTLAARQETAYALGQLGRHFEAHEVFAAVLAARERTMGPDHPDTLRCRHNLAYNLSRLGRLADAHRLAHEVAVARSRVLGPVHPDTLVSQYEVAYALGQLGRWPEALSVYREVAAGRSQALGADHPDTLAARYEVGISLGRLDRSAEALELYRGLVEDRSRAHGPLHPETLRARHGLGVNLGRLARWEEALAEARDVCAVRERVLGPGHPDTLVSHREIAVGLGWLGRWTEALTVYREVADARARVLGPTHAEALASRDDEAHCLEQLGRTAEAAALYRQVAALRRGPGRSR, encoded by the coding sequence ATGGCGGAAAGCAGGCTGATCCAGGGCCGTTACCGGCTGCTCGATCTCATCGGGCGCGGCGGCATGGGCGAGGTGTGGCGGGCGCGCGACGAGTCGCTCGGGCGGCAGGTCGCGGTCAAGTGCCTGAAGCCGCTGGGGCCGCAGCAGGACCGCTCCTTCACCCGCATCATGCGGGAGCGGTTCCGGCGCGAGGCCCGGGTCGCTGCGGCCCTCCAGCACCGGGGCGTCACCGTCGTCCACGACTTCGGCGAGTACGAGGGGGTCCTCTATCTCGTCATGGAGCTGCTCGAAGGGCGCAACCTCAGCCAGCTGCTGGAGGACCGGGCCAGGGACGCGGACCACGACCCTGCGGCGGACCCGGACGGCACCGGCGGGCGGTCGGCGGAGACGGCCGAGGGGCGGCGGCAGCGCCCGCTGTCCGTGCCCGAGGTCGTCGACATCGCCGAGCAGGTCACCGACGCCCTCGCCTACACCCATGAACAGGGCATCGTCCACCGGGACCTCAAGCCCGCCAACATCATGCGGCTCACCGACGGCACGGTGAAGATCTGCGACTTCGGCATCGCGCGCCTGGGCCACGACATCGGATTCACCTCCCGGCTCACCGGCACGGGCGTCGCCATGGGCACCCCGCACTACATGTCGCCCGAACAGATCTCCGGCGGCCAGGTCGACCACCGCAGCGACCTCTACTCGCTGGGGTGCGTGCTGTACGAGATCGCCACCGGAGCGCCCCCGTTCGACCTGCCCGACACCTGGTCGGTCCTGGTCGGACACCGCGACACGACCCCCGAGCCGCCGAGCGCGCTCCGCGCGGAACTGCCCGGCTCCTTCGACCGGATCGTCCTCGGCCTGCTCGCCAAGACCCCCGAGGGGCGCCCCGCCGACGCGGCAGACCTGCGGCGCGCGATGGCCGAGGCGCGTACCGAGGCCGGACCGGCCGGCCGGCTCGCGCTCCCCGGCCCCCACGCGCGGCCCGCCCTGGCGGCGGGACCCGCGCCGTACCTCCGGGGCGGCGCCGACCCCCTGCCGCTGCCCGACTGGACCCGGTCCATGACCACCGGCCACAAGGCGATCGGCGTGTCGGAGCTGCGGTCCTCTCCGCCCGATCACACATCGGGCCTGACCGGCGAGTGGACCCGGCCCGCCGACCCGCGCGCCACCATCGCCACCCCCGCGAGCACCGCGCGCCCGACCCCGCAGCCGGAGCAGCTCGCCGCCCTCACCGCCCGGCACAACGCCGGTCTCAGCCTCGGCCGGCTCGGCCGCTGGGAGGAGGCGGGCGAGGTGCACCGCGCGGTCGCCGCCGAGCGCGCGCACACCCTCGGCCCCGACCATCCCGACACCCTCGGCAGCCGGTACGAGGTCGGGTTCACGCTCAGCAGGACCGGCCGGACGGCGGACGCCCTGCGCGAGTTCTCCACGGTCGCCGAGGGCCGCGCGCGCACGCTCGGCGCCGACCATCCGGACACGCTCGCCGCCCGGCAGGAGACGGCGTACGCGCTCGGGCAGCTCGGCCGGCACTTCGAGGCCCACGAGGTCTTCGCCGCCGTGCTCGCCGCCCGCGAGCGCACCATGGGCCCCGACCACCCCGACACCCTGCGCTGCCGCCACAACCTGGCCTACAACCTCAGCAGGCTGGGCCGCCTGGCGGACGCCCACCGCCTCGCCCACGAGGTCGCCGTCGCGCGCTCCCGGGTGCTCGGGCCCGTCCACCCCGACACGCTGGTCAGCCAGTACGAGGTGGCCTACGCGCTCGGACAGCTGGGCCGCTGGCCGGAGGCGCTCTCGGTCTACCGCGAGGTCGCGGCGGGCCGCTCCCAGGCCCTCGGCGCCGACCATCCCGACACCCTCGCCGCCCGCTACGAGGTCGGCATCAGCCTGGGGCGGCTCGACCGCAGCGCGGAGGCGCTGGAGCTGTACCGCGGCCTGGTGGAGGACCGGAGCAGGGCCCATGGACCGCTGCACCCGGAGACCCTGCGGGCGCGCCACGGACTCGGCGTCAACCTGGGGCGGCTGGCCCGCTGGGAGGAGGCGCTGGCCGAGGCGCGCGACGTGTGCGCCGTACGGGAACGGGTGCTCGGCCCCGGCCATCCCGACACGCTCGTCAGCCACCGCGAGATCGCCGTCGGTCTCGGCTGGCTCGGCCGCTGGACGGAGGCCCTGACCGTCTACCGCGAGGTCGCCGACGCCCGCGCCCGCGTCCTCGGCCCGACCCACGCCGAGGCGCTGGCGAGCCGCGACGACGAGGCGCACTGCCTGGAGCAGCTGGGCAGGACGGCCGAGGCGGCGGCGCTCTACCGCCAGGTGGCGGCGTTGCGCCGGGGGCCCGGCCGCAGCCGCTGA
- a CDS encoding TetR/AcrR family transcriptional regulator, producing the protein MPVAARSTDTRRHILDTAQRIMAHKGYSAVGINEVLAAAGVPKGSFYHYFTSKDAFGEAMLKSYFEEYVADMDRVLARSGRSAAERLMAYWQQWRETQSVDECQGKCLAVKLGAEVADLSEPMRLVLKEGTDAIVDRIERTIAGGVEDASLSVDGDPRGAAQALYGMWLGASVMAKIHRSPAPLDTTMAVTRQFLHL; encoded by the coding sequence ATGCCGGTCGCCGCACGCAGTACAGACACCCGTCGCCACATCCTCGACACCGCCCAGCGGATCATGGCCCACAAGGGTTACTCCGCGGTCGGCATCAATGAGGTGCTCGCGGCGGCCGGCGTGCCGAAGGGGTCCTTCTACCACTACTTCACCTCGAAGGACGCCTTCGGCGAAGCGATGCTGAAGAGCTACTTCGAGGAGTACGTCGCCGATATGGACCGCGTCCTCGCGCGGTCCGGCCGGTCGGCCGCCGAGCGGCTGATGGCCTACTGGCAGCAGTGGCGGGAGACGCAGAGCGTCGATGAGTGCCAGGGCAAGTGCCTCGCCGTGAAGCTCGGCGCCGAGGTCGCCGATCTGTCGGAGCCGATGCGGCTGGTCCTGAAGGAGGGCACGGACGCGATAGTCGACCGCATCGAGCGGACGATCGCCGGTGGCGTCGAGGACGCATCGCTGTCGGTCGACGGCGACCCGCGCGGCGCGGCGCAGGCGCTCTACGGCATGTGGCTCGGCGCGAGCGTCATGGCCAAGATCCATCGCAGTCCCGCACCGCTCGACACCACCATGGCGGTGACCCGCCAGTTCCTGCATCTGTAG